The DNA sequence ATCCAGCTGACAAAGTTATCGACATAAAAATTGTTTATAGGCTTTGTGTTTGATAAGAATATTGTCATAggttactactactactactactactactactactactattactacaaCTACTACAACTCAGCACCAGTGCAAACCATCTGAATGTTTAGCTGCACTTAACAGATTTTCTTTGGGTGCGTATGTGACAAAAACGCCCTGGAGCTCTGCTGCACGTGAGTTGTTTTTAAGGAAATATCCTCTTGGGGCTTTTGTTTCCAGGCGGGGCTCCATATTCAGGCCAAATATCAGGTGGTGCAGATTTGGATTTTACCATGCTGAGCAGTTTGGTTTATAGGACCTGTGATGTTTGAAGAAAGAGGATCACATGAACAGAATCACAGATTAGCAAATTAATTAACCaggttttggttaaaaaaaatggtcaaattAGTGTGATGTATCCAAAAGCTTGCTCTAAGGTTCAATTAACAGTAGAATCACAAGATAGTATAGAATAGTTATTCTGTTTAGGTCATGTGAATCATGATAAGTTTCTCCTCTTGCCTCAGGATACCAGAGGACTGGACTCATGTGGGCCTGGTCGACCCCGCAGAGAAGCTGGAGCTGACATTTGCCCTGAAGCAGCAAAACGTCGACCTGCTAGAGGAGACACTCAGACGGGTTTCAGACCCTGACTCAGCACAATATGGTATGGCTCTGTCTGATAATTGCAGGCTGTTCTGAAGTAACCTTGATAGTCTAGGATCTGAGCTGCTCCGAATTGAACTACTGATCGTGTCTCAATCTTCCCTCAGTTCTTAAAGTGACAGAGGCCTGTCTTGTCCTCCACAGGTAAACACCTCACCCTGGAGGAGGTGTCCTCCCTCATTCGTCCATCTGAACTGACCCAGAAGGTGGTGCGTCGCTGGCTGCAGAGTCATGGGATTACAGACTGCCTCACTGTTCACACTCAGGACTTTTTACAGTGCACCATGACTGCAGAGTAAGCATATCTTTTTCAGCAACACATGTTCTGCTTACTCCgcagttatttttttacttgCTCTTGACACAGATAGGAGACAAAAAAGAACCTTGTCTGCTCAAGTTCTCTCTATGTGTAATCCATGCAAAGACCATGCACATATCTTGTGAAATGGTTCCTCTTTCTGTGGTTATTGGTCAAAATCAAAGTAACTGCAGGCTTAATGCTGTTGAAATTCAAAAATCAAGGCCAAGGTTACTTCCTGGTAGTGATTATACAACTGCACTCAAAGTAAATTTGACTTAATTGATGTTATATAAGTTTTACACACAAGCCAAAGGGTTTCTTAAACACTCGTGCCTGGAATACGTTTTCATGTGAATTTTATACACTTATGCTAtagttgttcttgttttgtgtattaaGGGTCGCAGAGACGCTGCTTCCAGGCAGCAAGTTCCGACGTTACACCAGAGACAGCCAGTCTGTAGTGAGGTCTTCGGCGCCGTACTCCGTACACGATGATGTTCACCAGCACCTGGACTTTGGTGAGAACCATATCTGTAGCTGTGAAATGTTCAGCTGTAATCTGTAGTTGCTGGATGAATGTGtatcttttaaaacatttttgtgattcCACAGTTGGGGGGCTTCACCGCCTTCCTCCTAAAGCGCAGCAGGAACCCAGTAAAGCCTCCTCAAACAAGAGGCAAAAGCCAGGGATTCACCTGGGAGTGACTCCTGCCATCTTGAGGGCCCGCTATAACCTGTCAGCAACTGATGTGGGAGCAGCTCAGAACAACAGCCAGGCTGTAGCTCAGGTATGACCATCtcagaataaattaaaaaagtggTTGCTGTCAGACATGTTCACATGAGCTCAGTACTTAAAGACACCGTTTTCTCCGTTTAGTTCTTGGAGCAGTACTACAGCCCCGCAGACCTGGCTGAGTTTATGAGCATGTTTGGCAGGAGCTTTCAGCATCACTCTCAGGTGGACCGAGTCGTGGGCACTCAAGGAGCAGGAAAGGCTGGTACGGAGGCCAGTCTGGATGTGGAGTACATAATGAGCACGGGGGCAAACATCTCCACATGGGTCTTCACCAATCCAGGTCTGTATGAGTGAGTGAGGCTTCAGACTTTCTTCGCAGTTAAGCTAATGGCTAAACTAGACACACTTAATCCACTCATATTGACACCAAGTATTGTGTATTTAGCAGCTAACAAGGTAATGCTAGCTGtatataaatacaaacacagtaaaacgTTATCATGCACAATAAATTATATACTTAATAAAGTACCTTATAAATGCATGGCTCATGATTCTTCATGTTGTGTCATGAATTCCTGTTGCACAACAAATGAAGTTACCATGAATTTAtgtaataaatgtatatgtaataaTTTGTGTTAATTCAGTTACTTCATACATTTAATTGATATGTGACTTAATTAGTTGGATTCCAGTTAGATAAATCTTTATTTCAGACACAAGTTTTTGCTCAGCCTCCCTAAAGCACAACATTTCTCATAGGAAGAGAAACCTACCTTGCTTGCACGGTAGCTAATGTATGAGGTGACTGTTGAAGCGTGTACTTCCTACGATTAGGCATAGCATTTTTGGCTCATTGTCAAGAAGTCACACTCTCTCATTTCCTCATTCCCCCAGGTCGTCACGAGTCCCAGGAACCTTTCCTCCAGTGGATGGTTTTGCTCAGCAACATGTCTGACATCCCCTGGGTTCACACCATAAGCTACGGCGATGATGAAGATAGCCTGTCTACTGCGTACATGATGCGCATCAACACGGAGTTCATGAAGGCCGGCGTCAGGGGAATCTCACTGCTCTTTGCTTCTGGTTAGTGAAGAGGAAATATGCAGACTCTGCATGCCTGAAAGCACACAGGCCAAAGTACAACTAACATATTATGCACACTTGCTTCTTGagtaaaataaaccaaattcatgttttttagtTGTATTGGACAGGGAGAAATCACTTGATGTAATGTGAAACAGTCAGAGAGAGCTGATCGCTACATTGCTCTGTATCCCTGTGGTCTTGTTTCATGAACAGGTGACAGTGGTGCAGGCTGCAAACATTTGGGTAAAGGACAAAACTCCTTCAGGCCAAGTTTTCCTGCCTCAAGGTAAAGCATTCATACATTTCTGAAAGTAAACCTGTTTTTGCACTCATACTTGCATTGGTCTATGTGCTGTAGTCTTCCGGtataaatcacaaaaatgaaTCCAGAGATAATGGTCCTAGTCTTAAAGGTTTAGGAGAATCACTAAACATTTAAAGCTctctatttttgtgttttttttcatcctaGCCCCTATGTGACTACAGTTGGAGGAACGTCATTCAAGAACCCATATAAGGTCACATATGAAATAACAGATTACATCAGTGGAGGAGGCTTCAGCAATGTCTTCAAGATGCCCGACTACCAGGTAATAACAGAGTCATCAGCTCTTTAAAAGCTCAATTATTCCATATGGTGTCATTAATGGTGTGTGTCTATGTCCCTTTAGACCAGTGCAGTGGATGCGTATCTGAAGACCGTGGCTGCCACCCTTCCTCCTCAGTCGTATTATAATACCAGTGGCAGAGCCTATCCAGACATGGCTGCCTTGTCTGATAACTACTGGGTGGTCATCAACAGAGTACCAGTCCCCTGGATTTCCGGGACCTCGGTAAAATTATAAAATCCAAGCATTGATACAAAAATCAGTTTAGTAGTGTGACTCTATTTGAAAGTATTCAGTTGTATGAACATTGCACTATGAACTTTACGTCAGTTACTGCACCattgtatgtatatactgtctATTTATGTGGCAGCCTTTGTATGGCAGAGCAGCTATGATCTGTTTGGGGGttgaaataataatgtgttttttggctatttctgtatttatttatttgcagatTCATAGTCATGCAGTTTGCCAGCTAGGCTGAAGACCTCAAACCCTTTTTTCTCAACTTCAGAGCTTCTCATTGCCTTTTTAGagcagtgagaaaaaagaacatgaatACAGGATAAATTTCACCTACTTAGTGCATACATTGGTTATCTTTTAGTATTGATTACTCCGATTGCTCACTTAATTGTATATTATCACAtctcattgattgattgattgattgattgattgattgattgattgattggtctCCCTTCCAGGCGTCGACCCCTGTGGTTGGCGGCATGCTGTCTCTCATCAATGACCAGCGGCTGCTGAAGGGCCTGCCTTCCCTCGGGTTTCTCAACCCTCGCCTCTACAAGCTCAAAGGACAGGCTCTATTTGATGTAAGTCCAGTTATAACCAgcacattttaatatttgattttatGTAGCTATCACATTGTTGTTACCAGCATTTTTGAGGAGCGGTGTTGTGTGTCTGCTAAGATTTATTCTCTGCAAAGATATTTTACTCTCTTTAGCCACTTTGTTACACCTGATTGCAGTACAACAACACTGCCATGGATAGTGTTCTACATAATTACATGTTGTGTATCAAAGATTCTTTATGTTTGTGCCCCTATTTATATTATGAGGGGAAGCATATAGCAAACACCTCAATATAACGCAGACTATAATGACACCACCATTAATTATTACCTTAATAGCGCATATATTATTGAATTGGCACCCGTGTGACAGCGTCAAAAGGTGAAAGGCTtcataaaagtacatttaagaTGGAACAATTCTGGATTTCATTAGATTGTGCAGGTGAGGCCATGGAGTGTAATGAAAAGCACTTTTCACCTGTTGGTGTACAAGTGAAGATTCAGCCAAGGACACAAATTGTCAGACTTTGATTACTTCTTTAGGCACCTAGATAACCACAATTGCATTATTGTCACATTTTGTATaaaaaagcttatttttttGGCTTACTTTTCTACTGTTTGTTAGTAAGGCCTTACTACATGCTCTGCATTGTTGTCTTTAGGTGACTGAAGGCTGTCACCTGAGCTGTCTGGACGAAACGGTTCAGGGAAAAGGTTTCTGTGCTGCGCCCTCGTGGGACCCTGTGACAGGCTGGGGGACACCAAACTACCCCGAACTGCTGGCTACCCTGCTAGCTGAGTGAACTATACAAACACTATAGCACCATCCAGACTCATGACCAGGTGCCTGATGCCAAAGGCGGGATGAtgaaatggaaggaaaatgatGCCTACGCTTTAGATTTATGCATCTTCTGTTATAGTCAGCCTTCAGGAATGTTTTTATCTGCCATCATCACTTCTATCCAGTTAAGGATTTGCTCAACTCCCTTTTTTTATCAgtgtaatttgattttctccaAAGGCTTTAAACTGTTTCTTGAGATGTTTTTTGATCAGAGATAGTGGTGGTTCAGGAATTTTAATGCTACACTACAGCTGGCTGTTTGTGCTGTGCACTGCATTTTAACAGAtccagatttctttttcttacgCAAACTTGCAGGTAGATTAACACCACCAGATATATACCAACCAGATATCGGTGTGGGTACACTGGTTGCTATGCATAAGGAAAACATACTTAAAATACACAAGGTAATCACCTATTACATGTG is a window from the Acanthopagrus latus isolate v.2019 chromosome 16, fAcaLat1.1, whole genome shotgun sequence genome containing:
- the tpp1 gene encoding tripeptidyl-peptidase 1 — translated: MNTLLTFSIPLLFSSLVWSGYLEYNQDVLIPEDWTHVGLVDPAEKLELTFALKQQNVDLLEETLRRVSDPDSAQYGKHLTLEEVSSLIRPSELTQKVVRRWLQSHGITDCLTVHTQDFLQCTMTAEVAETLLPGSKFRRYTRDSQSVVRSSAPYSVHDDVHQHLDFVGGLHRLPPKAQQEPSKASSNKRQKPGIHLGVTPAILRARYNLSATDVGAAQNNSQAVAQFLEQYYSPADLAEFMSMFGRSFQHHSQVDRVVGTQGAGKAGTEASLDVEYIMSTGANISTWVFTNPGRHESQEPFLQWMVLLSNMSDIPWVHTISYGDDEDSLSTAYMMRINTEFMKAGVRGISLLFASGDSGAGCKHLGKGQNSFRPSFPASSPYVTTVGGTSFKNPYKVTYEITDYISGGGFSNVFKMPDYQTSAVDAYLKTVAATLPPQSYYNTSGRAYPDMAALSDNYWVVINRVPVPWISGTSASTPVVGGMLSLINDQRLLKGLPSLGFLNPRLYKLKGQALFDVTEGCHLSCLDETVQGKGFCAAPSWDPVTGWGTPNYPELLATLLAE